From the Manihot esculenta cultivar AM560-2 chromosome 14, M.esculenta_v8, whole genome shotgun sequence genome, the window ctTCTAAACGTGGTATTCAATATGAATAATTCAAATTCTCCTTAATTCCTGATGATTTCTTGCCTTCCTAGTTGACTATTCAAAGAGCATCACAACATTCTTACACTTCAAGTTGTTGAAAGGCAATGCCCCTTATGTGCATGCATCAATTTCTTCAACCAAACTACTTCTCTggatctgatgctgctatatactcaacctctattgtagaatctgctacagtgccTTGTTTGGAGCTCTTCCAACTAATAGCTCCACTGTTCAATGTGAATAGAAAACCTGACTGCAATCTGAAATCGTCTATGtcagtttggaaactagcatctgtgtaaccatttacaactagctcatctttCAAACGTCCATAAACTAataatgcatccttagtccttctaaggtacttaaGGATGTTCTTACAGGTGTCCAATGACTCTCATTAGGATCTACCTGATATTTGCTTGTTGAGGTTAATGCATATGAGACATCTAGTCAGTATATAACAtagcatacatgatagatcctatagcagaagcataagggatcttatttATTCgctctcgctcatcagatgtcataggacattaattcttgctgagatgaatgcCGTGAGACATAGGCAATAATTCCTTTTTAAAATCTTGCATGTTGAACCTCTTCAATACTTTGTTTATGTATGTACTTTGACTCAAACCTATTATCCTTTTGGATCTAttctatagatcttaataccaaggatataagCAGCCTctcctaagtccttcattgagaataaattccctaaccaagtcttagccTTTTGCAAGATAGGGATATCATTCTTAATGAGCaaaatgtcatccacatataggaccaaaaatacaactgcactcccactaaccatcttatAAATACAAGGTCCATTTTCATTCTTAATGAATCCAAAGTCTCTAACTATTTCATCAGACGGAATTCCAGCTCTAAgatgcttgcttcaatccataaattgATCTTTGAAACTTGCAAATCTTTCTAGAATTCTCAGGATTTACAAAACCCTCAgcttgtgtcatgtacacatcttCGAgtaagtttccattaaggaaagttGTTTTGAAATTCATCTGTCATATCTCATAATCATAGTATACAGTAAttgcaatgagaattctaatgGATTTAAGCATAGCAACTGGTGAAAAAGTTTCATCATAATCTATACTATGAGTTTGTCTGAAACCTTTTCCAACAAGCCTTGCTTTAtcggtatgcacatttccatccatgtcaattttcttcttaaaaacccatttgcaaccaatgtcTTTAATACCCTCTAGAGGATCAATTAAGGACTAAAATTGGTTATCAAACATGGATTGCATCTCTGATTTCATGGATCCAAGTCATTTTTCAGAATCTAGACCTGACACAGCTTCTTGATAGGTTATGGGCTCATCTTGATCCATGAGTAAAATTTAACGACTGTCAGTCATAAGAAATCTAtgtctctcaggctgatgatgtGACCTATCATATCTGCAAGAGATTTGTGTCACACTTTCAaattccacaactgtttgtagTTTTGGAAGTAGTTCTATTGACGACTCAATGTTCTGTTGTGGTCCTCGAGTTTCCTCGAGTTGTAGTGTACTCCCACTGGTTCTCTTAGAGATAaatccctatttcaaaaaagttctatttcgagcaacaaacacttttttCTCTGAGAAAATGTAAAAATAGTTCTCTTTAGTTTCTTTAGAATACCCCACAAAATTacatttgatagattttggagctaactTATATGAAATTGATCTTTTTATATAAGCTTCACAGCCctaaatcttaagaaaagataAACTTGGTGTTTTACCAGTCtctaactcatatggtgtcttttcaactgcTTTAGATGGTACACGGTTGAAAATAAATGCAGTTGTTTCCAAAATATAACCCTAAAATGATAAAGGAATATCTGTTTGACTCATTATATATTGAACCATATCTCGAGCAGATCCTCTCTAAGCTCAGTTTTAATCTTATCTTTCGGCCCGGTTTGGAACTAGGAAGGAGTTAAGCCCATTCGCCTTATGGGACCATCTGCATACGCACCCGGGGAAGATTAGAGGCTGTTACGTATGGGGCAGAAATCTGATATCCTCGTACGATCATATCAGTGTGGCAGAGACAGGTGACTCAATGGAAGCCAGGCCAttacacgtcactgacagacAATGGAAACAGATAAAAGGAAGAACCATTCTCTTCTCAAGGGGCTTTTTGGGGCTAAGtttacagaacccttgtaaaaccctattttctggatctcatatcatcaacagtcattcaaaatcaaatccaatttagaaatatataaatatgaagACTGAAGATATTGAATCACTTGCAAACAATTAATATGAATACAGTTATTAAAAAGCAAAAATTCTATCTCATAAAACAAACAGTGACGGAGAGCTAAACTTTCAATAATTAccagtatattattattttttgaaaaaccaGAAACAccacattaaaatatatttttagagtTTTCCTAGCAATAAAATCTTTTAACCTGAAACAAAGCCCGTCAACTCGATAAACATAAAATTagacttatttatattttaataaaaaagcgTTCAAGAACTGATTTCAACTTTTTGCCAAACCAACGACATTTTCCATAAGCTGGAAGCGTTCTAATTTTCGAGAACACATTGACCCAGAAATTCTCGATGCACCATAGAAAGTTGGAAaccaaaagctcaaatctttatTAAACCAAAGAAAATTCAGTGCATTTATACTAACACTTCATACAAATTACGAGCCCATGAAACCCATTGCATTGCAGATTACACTCATCTATATACTTGTTTATTAGCTGATAATTAATACAAATTACGATTTCAGACTAAACTGGAACACTCCACGAATGGAATTTGCCATTGTTCTCACTCAACCAGAGATCTTAAAGGCCTTGACATCTAGTTTCTTGACCTCCTTTTTAGGACAGTCACTGTCAGGACTCCATTCTACATGCTTGCCTTAACCTCATCAACTTTTGCATTCTCTGGCAGCCTGAATCTTCTCAAGAATTTCGCACTTATCTCTTAACGCTATGCCACTTGTCGTTattctcttctttctctttgcTCCTCTCTCCACTTATCTGCAAAACCCTGCCTTCTTCTACCTCAACTTCCACTTCCTCTTTATTTAACCCTGGAAGACCAGCTGGATAGTTAATGAAATGATGTGTTTTAGCCTTAGtttatttttcagttttcttctaaGTTAAAAGGTGTGTTTAGTATGATAGCAATGTCtgtttaattagttaattagttAGAAAATGCAGGAACTTTCCCTTCACGtgtttcatgttttcttctcctttctcaGTATATAAAACTCAATAATATGTATCAGAGCCTTCACTAAGCATTATTATCTTCTTTCTTTCAAGattcttaaatcttcaaaatccTTATTCTCTTCGAaggatcataaaaataaaaatatgctattttttaatactaaaaCTCTAAACAATTCCTTACATTTTTTCTATTCATCAATCCTGATTCGAGCGGCGGAGTGTCTGTTATGTATACCATGAACATTTACCATTAACACCTCACGTTTTATTCCTTGCAGGTTCTAACCAATCACATCGTCTTTCATTCGGCCATATCATCAATCTAATATCAGAAGCATCagaattcaaaataatttaatttttttgtataattgtgctttttgtctttttttttaaaatttatttatcatttcGATAGTTAGTAAATTATGAATCTGTATTTTATGTAATTAAGTTAATATGGGTTATGGTTGAGCAGTAATGGGGCTAATATTATGAGTCTGATTTGTCAAGTAGGAGGCCCTATTAATAAATTCTATTGATAAATTGAATTCTCTAGTCGACAATAAATGTGTGCTTCTCAATCAGAACccataataatttagtttagaGTCATTTATTAGCTCTTCtaattacctttttttttttttcttttgccaactattaataataataaaatataataattaaactaataTGGATTgtgtttaaaaattaattcgCTTGATTAGACTTTGACTTATGGGATAGAAGGCCCTGTTAATGAGTCAGACTCTCTAAACGATATTTAATATGTACCTCTTAATTAGGGCCTTAATTGGAATGCATGAGAATTAGGACCATAGCAATTTAAGTTTCCTTTATCATTGTTGTATTTGCTTctctatttatttgtttattaataTTTCAGCTGTTTAGCGctatttaaatcgaaaaaatctactcaattgaattaatttaaaattttaattaattaattcgattttttatttatttcagtttgattcgatttttaattataaaaattttaattatttcagttcagttaggttcgattttgattaaaaaaaactaaaaaaatcaaattgaaccgattagtgataatagtatattatttttaataatacagaTATAtgagatcatattaaaattaaaatattttaattaaattttaaaatattaaaaataaagcataaaaaataaaaaaattattaaaaatttaaatcgatgaaatcgaatcgaattaaatcagaccgattcgatttgatttctaatcaaaatcaactCAAttagattttcataaatatcaaatttttaatttttaatttattcgatttaatttttaatttattctattcgattttaaatccaaCCTACTATAAATaactttgaaataattaaattaatattagatTATAATCCCCATTAATTTAGCTGATGATGAGACTTGATTTGTTAATAGGGTCCTCGCTGTTTGGAGTTGTATTAGGACCTATGGTTGGGTTTCTCCAATTAGTTATTGTGTTCTTTAGGTCTTAGTATTTTATTCATACTCATCTTTATCAATGGAAGCACatctttaataataataaaagaatatttaTGCAATAGTAAACATAGTCTAACTTGTACGGCTTCATAATTGCTAGTTGCTTTTTTGCTTTTACTGTGAAAGACATCAAGCTGAGTAGATAAACAAGTAAGGAGATGAAAAGAGCCGCGCTGTGATAAATAAAACAGGTCTACTCTGTTAGGTCAATGTTTGAATCTTAGGCTTTCCCATGTTTCagtagacttttttttttttttttttttactgctTTTGTGCCCAAGAAGCTTTTGATTGTATTTATTCTGGCTTTCTGTTGCGGAATTTATAATCATTGAATTTAGTCCAAGCCATTTATCGAATGAAATATTacctttgattttctttttcatttaataaaatgtGTTGTATTAACTTTGTGGAACTGAATTGAGTCAAACATAACCGCATCAGAACCCAGATAGCATTGGCATGCATCAGCCATAGATATTTTTGGGTCTCAATACCATACAAAGTTCTGGTCCAATCCATAGTTTCTCAATTGATGTGTCAGCACTTGAAGCAACTTGTATAGTTCTTTACTTCTGGGGTGTGACTTTTCACCCTTGCGAAATTCATGAACCATTCCATCAATTTCAATTGAACTACAACCTGGAGTCTTCTTTATGTTCCTTTTTTTCATTTCCTTTCTCCACTTTAATGCATCTCTCCATCGATTTGCAGAGGAATATATGTTTGACATGAGTATATACGCACCATCTCTACTGGGTTCCATCTCTACAAGTTTTTCCATTGCACTTTCCCCAAGTTCAACCTTAGCATGAATCTTGCAAGCTGCAAGAAGTGATCCCCAAATAAAAGCATCAGGTAAAATTGGCATCTTATTTATGAACTCCTGTGCCTCACTAATTAATCCAGCACGTCCCAAAAGGTCAACCATACAACCATAATGCTCTGTTTTAGGTTCTAGATCGTAGAGTCTTGACATGTCCTCAAAATGTCTTCGCCCTTCCTCTACAAGTCCAGCATGACTACACGCAGAGAGGACACCAACAAATGTTACCAAGTCTGGCTTTATGCCCATTTTAAGCATCTGGGAGAAGATATCTAATGCTCTCCTTGCTTCACCGTGCATTGCTAAACCAACAATCATGGCAGTATAAGAATAGACATCTCTACGTTTCATTGCTTGGAAAACTTCTAATGCTTGGTCTATACTTCCACACTTAGCATACATATCAACTAGTGCATTCCCAACATATCCATCTGCCTTGATATAGCTTTTGTTAATATAGGAATGCATCCACTTCCCCAGCTCAAGCATTCCAAGATTAGCACATGAATTCAACACACCAACTACGGTAACGGAATCAGGCTTTAAACCCATGTTTTGCATCATTCGGAACATGTCCAGGGCCTTCTTGAATTGTCCTTGCTGAGCTAGCCCCGATATCATGGAATTCCAAGAAACCACATTCTTTGTAGGCATTTCATCGAACACCTGACGAGCAAAGTCAATTTGTCCACATTTCAAGTACATGTCAACCAATGCATTACCCAGAAAGACATCTAAATTGACGCCAATTTTGTGATGATCCATATATGCATGAATTTTCTTACCACTATTCAAATCTCTCAATTTAGAGCAAGCGGAAAGTACAACAACCAAAGTCATCTCATCAGCTATCCAATTCATGCGAAAGAATGCATCGATGGCGGAGCTATAATCCATCTTGGCATATCCTTGGATGAGAGTAGTCCAGGAGACCAAATCCCTATCAGGACCTTCGTCGAACAGCTTCTCAACAGATTTTATAATTCCACAAACAGCGTAAAGCCTCATCAGAGTGTTCTTGACGAACACGTTCGACGCAAGACTCGTTTTGATGGAATAGGCATGAATCTGCTGACCTTCTCTGAGGCTCTCGGATTCCGAGCAAGCCTTGAGAACGTGAGGAATAGTATAAGTATCTGGAAAAAAACCTTCTAGCAACATTTCTCGGTACATGCCCATCGTTGCATTAAAGCTGTTCTTGCAACTTGCAAGTGACTGGATAATGGAATTAAAGTTGAAGACATAATTTTGGCCGCAGAGCTTGACAAGGAAGCAAGCATAGGAGAAGATGATTTCTTTGCTGCTAACCAAATCAACATGTTGAAGGACGGAAGTGATTTTAGCACATAGGAGCCGGAAGGAAAGAGGGGCTCTATTGGCTTTGGCTTTGATCATAAATGCATGGATTTGCTTCATTTCTCGCACAGATTTGCATGATTCTACTCTTGGAAGAACATCGAATTCTTGAGAATTATTGAAACGGGCACGTGAATTTGGGATTATCGTTGGGAGTGTACCCATTCTTTCCTTCTTGGGTCGGACACGGAGATAGATGGGCTTTTTGCTAATTTaaggttaaaaataaaaaaaattatcaatttagaGTTGAAGACATCGTCATCATACTTATGGATTTGGGATTATGAATTTGAGATTTGACCGTCACAGGGGCGATAAAAATGGTTTCTAGCatcttttattataataatattaattattataataatatatttatattaataaaatatattattatataattaaacgtaaattactgtattaattttaataataaaaaattttattattaaataaatatatattatattattaaattacttttatatatctaatcagaactgaattgattttatatatctaatcataatattatattaattttataattatgaaattatataatatcaataatttttttatataaaaattaataataaaatctattaaatattaatatattaataattaaaaaaataaattataaataatgccAAGCcataatttaacaaaaaataaataatatttgacgCCTTTATAAAAGGCATTAGAAAAACATCAAATCTCAAATTCATAAATACATTCTCTTCAATtctaaattgataatttttttttttaatttttaaccatAAGTGGACAAAAAGCCCGAGATTAAATGGAATGACTGCACGAGACAGTAGCTGGCTGAAAATGTACTGAAAAGTAAAACGGCAAGTCGTCTATATGGAGAGTGCTAGCAAACACGCGCGTATAGGCTTGGGTTCTTGGGTCAAGTTAGCAGTGCACACAACCCTAAAACGACGCCGTTTTCCCCTCCGGCCTCTGTTTCCTTTCACGCGGCAGAAGAAAGAGGGTAAATCGGTGAGGGCAGAAACAGACCACTTGGGAAACCGAGAGAGAGTGCGGTGAAGCTAGGTATATGCCGGCAAAGAAGGAAGAGAGCAGGGGTCTCAGTGGTTAGTTAAGCTTCCTTCTCCGTTTCTCGCCGTTTTCGACATAGGTTGAACCATAAATGTTTTTCGCTATCCAATCTGTGGGCCAAATCTAGTTAATCTCAATTATCACTTATTAGGTCATTGCCGGAAAGCTATTACTAATAGGTAACGCATATTTGTGCATATACTGTTACTTGAGTAATTGAAACCCTAGTTTGCTTGCTGGCTTATGGGAATGGAGAATCCGGATGGAGCCGAGACAAAGGTATGTTGGTATCCTTGGTTTGACTGTGCTTCTTGTCATTGTTCCGAGCTTCTATATATATGAAGTTTGATTTCAATTTTAAGGATCAAACGACTGCTGCTGGAATTGTTGATAAATACAATGTCGAATCTGCAGAATTTCTAGCCAATAGTGCACAGGTTTGAATTTGTGATTGGTTTCATTAGCTTCCTTTTCTTCTAATGtggattttaatttctttttttttttttcaatttttaaatctcAGCATTTGCCCATTAACCAGGCAGCACCAATATATGAGCAACTTCTGTTATTGTTTCCAACAGCTGTgagtttctttttatttatttatttaatttttaatttttttaattttgtattgcTGATTATTTATGGGCAGTCCTTTTCATATTGGATTAACGTAATAACTCATTTAACTTATCTTTATTCCCTTGTCAATGCATTTCATTTACTCTGCTGCAACAACTGCGTGCAAATGTGTTTAATTGTtggggatttttttttctttttttgttctctcttttatttataatcTTAAAATGAATGGACTGTAGACGTGTCTGGGGATATAGAATATGGCACGTCTGATTTAAGCTCCTGATtagattttattcatttattttgaaCAAGACTGATACATTTTCCCCTTATATTCCCAGAAATATACTTTTTTAGGAGTAACTCATGTTGTTGATGGAGTTGttcatagtttattttaatcGTGTTGTTGATGGAGTtgtttcatagttttattttcattttcattgctttagttttattttagttgtaAATCTCTCCTTGCTTGTGTCCATCACATCATTGAACGTTGGTGGAACAGCTAATTCTGAGACATTAGTTACTGCTTGATGTTTGCAATTAGCAAAGCTCTTGCATAATTATTTAAGAATACATCTTTGGAATGAATTTTCATTCAAGATAGGGCAAACAGTGCCTGATATCTTGTTTGAAGAGCTAATGTTTTTGGAGCATTTGCTAGTACTTGGATTCTTGAGAGGCTAGTCAGCCTGTACTGAATCAAAATGTCAAACGGAATGCCATTCATATTGCCATCATGGTCTGCTGGATACTCAAATGctgaaattaaaaacattttagtaaTTCCATATATCATTAGTTTTATGTCATTCTTTggcaataatttatatttttggcATGTTTAGCTAACTTCATCTATACCCTCTATGATGCTCTGAATTATTCTAACTTGAATTCTCGcactttattatttataatatatttggcttcttgaagctgtttttccttctttttaggCAAAATTATGGAAGCAGTATGTGGAGGCGTATATGGCTGTAAACAATGATGATGCTACAAAGCAGATATTCAGCCGTTGTTTATTGAATTGTCTTCAAGTTCCTCTTTGGTATGTCTTAGTATGTTAACATTTCACTGTCAATACTCCACTCAATTGCATAAGGAACTTGATATAGTGTACTCTGAAGTTCCTTCACTTTCTagtagaaaaatatatattttaaaaaatattgagaaATAAACCTTAGAACTGCTCTCAATAGCAGCTCTTCATCCTTAGCTATCCCAAAAAGGGAATACTTTGACCTAGGCTACAAATTGTGTAGTTTCTCCAATAACTTGTTGGTTACCAATAATAATAAGATGATCCATGAAGTCTTTTTGAGCTTGACATTATGTGTGGTTCAATTGCAATTCTCAAAATTTGGTTGAAGTCAATTGAATTCTTTGTTTTATGTGTTTGGtttgaataaaaattagaatttaattcTAGGAATTCAATTCAATAGAATTGGCTATGATAAAACCAATTTCTATTAAATCTGATAGAATTTGAAATGATTTCCACAAAACTTATGTAACTATATTTTTTGGACCTTAATGTACATGTCAAAAAGCTTTCTCGTAGTCATACTTCtcctttatatatttaatcaaaCTCCATTGGTTAAAGAAGATGAAAACCATAACACTAGCCTTTTACTATTAATATCTCTCGTGaccatataaaatattttacttttgttcCCAACTTTGTAATATCTAAGCATTTATGTTGTTAGTAATGATActatttgaagatttttgggaaaatttagagaattcttgtatttcactcttgatcTTTATAATTggtttatatgactatttatacacaaagaattatatctGAACAAGgggcaaataatcaaataataattacagagataattaaggatcctaattaaatcaaatcaaatcatatccctagaatcagttaggattagcaaataagtcaacactccccctcaagttggtgcaaagatgttacacatgcccaacttgcaaatcagattatggtagatTTTGTTGTGgagccctttagtaaacacatctgCAAGTTGTccagtagaagtcacatgaactaggctcaagacactgtctgttaatttttctttaatgaagtgccgatcaatttcaatgtgttTCATCCagtcatgttggactggattttatgctatacttatagcagccttattgtcacaatataaagttatcttgtctctctagagcaacctcaactcctccaataacttctgtaaccataaaagttcacacacaccttgggccattgctctgtattctaCTTCAacacttgaccgagcaacaacactttgttttttgctcctctAGGTGACAAGGTTCCTtcccacaactgtgcagtagccagaggtggatctcctgtcatcgagagatcctgcccaatTTGCATCTGTAAAAGCTTCAACTCGGATGTGACCATGATTGGAGTAAAGAAGTCCTTTCCCTagcgcagactttaggtatcttaAGATGCAAAGTACagcttgcatatgagtctcgcgagggtcatgcatgaattggctgactaagctaacagcataggctatatccggtcgagtgtgtgagagataaatcaaccttcctaccaatctctggtatcttccaatatccatggactcaccagttcctgcttccagcttgtgattactttcaatgggagattctgctggtttacaccccatcataccagtttcttccaacagatccagaatgtactttctttgggagatgaaaattcatttttctaatctagccacctcgatacctaggaaatattgcagttttcctagatctttgatttcaaattcctgagCTAACAACCTTTTTAGT encodes:
- the LOC110630949 gene encoding pentatricopeptide repeat-containing protein At1g31430: MGTLPTIIPNSRARFNNSQEFDVLPRVESCKSVREMKQIHAFMIKAKANRAPLSFRLLCAKITSVLQHVDLVSSKEIIFSYACFLVKLCGQNYVFNFNSIIQSLASCKNSFNATMGMYREMLLEGFFPDTYTIPHVLKACSESESLREGQQIHAYSIKTSLASNVFVKNTLMRLYAVCGIIKSVEKLFDEGPDRDLVSWTTLIQGYAKMDYSSAIDAFFRMNWIADEMTLVVVLSACSKLRDLNSGKKIHAYMDHHKIGVNLDVFLGNALVDMYLKCGQIDFARQVFDEMPTKNVVSWNSMISGLAQQGQFKKALDMFRMMQNMGLKPDSVTVVGVLNSCANLGMLELGKWMHSYINKSYIKADGYVGNALVDMYAKCGSIDQALEVFQAMKRRDVYSYTAMIVGLAMHGEARRALDIFSQMLKMGIKPDLVTFVGVLSACSHAGLVEEGRRHFEDMSRLYDLEPKTEHYGCMVDLLGRAGLISEAQEFINKMPILPDAFIWGSLLAACKIHAKVELGESAMEKLVEMEPSRDGAYILMSNIYSSANRWRDALKWRKEMKKRNIKKTPGCSSIEIDGMVHEFRKGEKSHPRSKELYKLLQVLTHQLRNYGLDQNFVWY